In Candidatus Woesearchaeota archaeon, one DNA window encodes the following:
- a CDS encoding transposase — protein MIPINERKLVLKWDEKNKTQQEIAELLGCHQTSISRLLAKYKNKGTVQNLPRSGRPTKLKGKTLYRLKELILREIELANNQYCAVSTKQIGELIHQEIGEVYTMRHVERIMHKLGFSLITPRPQHLRHDQNKVDKFREDFKKNFNRSMWAMK, from the coding sequence ATGATACCAATAAATGAAAGAAAATTAGTTCTAAAATGGGATGAAAAAAATAAAACTCAACAAGAAATAGCTGAATTGCTAGGATGTCATCAGACTTCCATAAGTAGACTTCTTGCTAAGTATAAAAATAAAGGCACTGTACAAAATCTACCACGAAGTGGTAGACCAACAAAACTAAAAGGAAAAACTCTCTATAGACTTAAAGAACTAATTCTCAGAGAAATTGAATTAGCAAACAACCAATATTGTGCTGTAAGCACAAAACAGATTGGGGAACTTATTCACCAAGAAATTGGTGAAGTTTATACAATGCGTCATGTTGAAAGAATTATGCATAAACTGGGTTTTTCTTTAATTACTCCAAGACCCCAACATCTTCGTCATGACCAAAATAAAGTTGATAAATTTCGTGAAGACTTTAAAAAAAACTTCAATCGCAGTATGTGGGCTATGAAATAG
- a CDS encoding IS630 family transposase, protein MGYEIVAIDEASFQLNTDYKRIWFLKGKKPKRAFFWSNKKLTVFGALTSSSKFYYDFYIAQNSLTFSFFLKDFFAWLDSSKKYVLILDNAGFHKTDCVKSLLETQNKWIAVEYIPPYSPELNPIETCWKVTKNAVTRSQHFKTIDAMQEVLEDFWDSHIFMQNFMHYLCR, encoded by the coding sequence GTGGGCTATGAAATAGTTGCTATTGATGAAGCAAGCTTCCAATTAAATACAGATTATAAAAGAATTTGGTTTCTTAAAGGAAAGAAACCAAAAAGAGCTTTCTTTTGGAGCAATAAGAAGTTAACTGTATTTGGCGCACTTACTAGTTCATCAAAATTTTATTATGATTTCTATATTGCACAAAACAGTTTAACATTTAGCTTTTTTCTAAAAGATTTTTTTGCTTGGCTTGATTCAAGCAAAAAATATGTGCTTATTCTTGACAATGCAGGATTTCATAAAACTGATTGTGTAAAAAGTTTATTAGAAACACAAAATAAATGGATTGCAGTTGAATATATACCTCCTTATTCACCAGAACTTAATCCTATTGAAACCTGTTGGAAAGTAACCAAAAATGCTGTAACAAGATCACAGCATTTTAAGACTATTGATGCTATGCAGGAGGTTTTGGAAGATTTTTGGGATAGTCATATTTTTATGCAGAACTTTATGCACTATTTATGTCGTTGA